A window of Gavia stellata isolate bGavSte3 chromosome 21, bGavSte3.hap2, whole genome shotgun sequence contains these coding sequences:
- the CFAP251 gene encoding LOW QUALITY PROTEIN: cilia- and flagella-associated protein 251 (The sequence of the model RefSeq protein was modified relative to this genomic sequence to represent the inferred CDS: deleted 1 base in 1 codon) gives MECKRKYVDKSGISWQLKRQSIKGLALAMPTLSLVAAVGADVGAAVAAVAAVAWEQQLDANRAGTEAATGVMQPGRRVKVRMDGSCEITPEEPTGGRAGVSSEPKETSQGGQTAQETAVLPERDPLAAAKEKEGALEDAGADAPLGPLWSPSGMGIPGTLPRSGCREQNTQQRSEEDDGHDGSASLVWAATPGMLFQGDKQTGLHPLSLSWVLGYNSSLAVHSLMDSEDRVLLLYVSSHTAVIHDVPGNRQYHLQGHTNVISCLCVSEDRRWVATADRGPDALIIVWDSFSGIPVRTIFESHPEDGVGAIAISQDAKYLATISAGTVQRVCVWKWTSPTEKPVCSTELRPEFGYQDYVIFNPQNPYEFVSNSKTQVIFYLWGDTGLQYGAPLLSSQTFNSVVGHFGQSVFHFKNSQALTSTSAGKLVVWEAVSPRTPSKELRVKPHSMKATKLVPMQKDSLTVLMVFESCIVTGDVKGQVKFYDGELQLLACYSHSKVGPIRSISFSKTLPDPPGASPACSTSCTASSQPFVARNFILSTSDATVLHVATDRTNFEKVMEEAKKAVNALACHPRQALVAVGSHCGLLKVWDYQQTKYLVSRIFTQAGIQCLSYDPEGYFLAAGFTDGSVYVLDAISLQSSCKEFKFSHGPVTHISFSHDSEYLATADEKYSVTVYKRVLQNGSRCWEHLAGLHSHYKPIRSILFGVQLDSNEPRLLSLGEDRQLVEYDLKSSSQDHLVVLHRDRVEQAAVPLCLAWYPQLSTESFILTANNYYKMKLYNTTTKMCRKTLLGPTYGSPLEKIQILPTKTTTDPHKRYLVYITKDKVGLQVLPVDGNPHKSSAFICHPDGVSDLASSYDGHYVFTAGGDDCTVMKWEVNLNALDAAASLGGEDLTPFYNLLDGGREGEFFRELEDYFYYAQLRSHGIDTLETRQVSTHIPLEEIPSVMRAMGFYPSEEKIEEMINEVKFSKYVDTGEQVTKINLGDFIKLYINHRPALGLSMKKIQRAFQVLGYDNENGDKVIDRGDLLLLLQCRGEHITEDELAQCLTTLLGKHPGGGGSEPDTYDPSGAAALIEEEIPEEITAEIFAADILGLPIAEREKNEGNKKRDESLVYEDTEA, from the exons ATGGAATGCAAGCGTAAGTATGTGGATAAATCGGGTATCAGTTGGCAGCTGAAACGTCAGAGCATCAAAGGGCTGGCCTTGGCCATGCCTAC GCTGTCACTGGTGGCAGCCGTCGGCGCGGACGTTGGTGCAGCCGTTGCAGCCGTTGCAGCCGTTGCCTGGGAACAGCAGTTGGACGCGAACAGAGCGGGGACCGAAGCGGCGACCGGCGTGATG CAGCCTGGAAGGAGGGTGAAAGTGAGGATGGATGGCTCATGTGAAATTACACCGGAGGAGCCAACCGGGGGAAGAGCAGGAGTAAGCAGCGAGCCCAAGGAGACATCCCAGGGTGGACAGACAGCTCAGGAGACGGCCGTGTTGCCCGAGCGG GACCCCCTCGCTGCCGccaaggagaaggaaggagcacTGGAGGATGCTGGAGCAGATGCACCGTTGGGTCCCCTGTGGTCTCCTTCAGGGATGGGGATCCCAGgcaccct CCCTCGctcaggctgcagggagcagaacACACAGCAGAGGAGCGAGGAGGACGATGGGCACGATGGCTCTGCCAGCTTGGTGTGGGCGGCCACGCCGGGGATGCTCTTCCAGGGGGACAAGCAGACCGGACTTCACCCCCTC AGCCTGTCCTGGGTGTTGGGCTACAACAGCAGCCTGGCCGTGCACAGCCTGATGGACAGCGAGGACCGGGTTCTTCTCCTGTACGTCTCCTCCCACACAGCGGTCATCCACGATGTCCCAGGGAACAGGCAGTACCACCTGCAG GGCCACACGAATGTCATTTCTTGCCTGTGTGTGAGTGAAGACAGGCGCTGGGTTGCAACCGCGGACCGAGGGCCAGATGCTCTGATCATCGTGTGGGACTCCTTCTCCGG GATACCGGTGCGCACCATCTTTGAGAGTCATCCAGAGGATGGGGTCGGTGCTATTGCTATTTCGCAGGATGCAAAGTATTTGGCAACCATTAGTGCTGGTACAGTGCAG AGAGTTTGTGTTTGGAAGTGGACTTCGCCCACAGAGAAACCGGTGTGCAGCACAGAGCTGAGGCCTGAATTTGGGTATCAG GATTATGTCATTTTTAACCCCCAAAATCCCTATGAGTTTGtcagcaacagcaaaacccaGGTGATATTTTACCTGTGG GGCGATACCGGTTTGCAGTACGGCGCACCGCTCCTGAGCAGCCAG ACCTTCAACAGCGTGGTGGGACACTTCGGCCAGTcggtttttcattttaagaactCGCAAGCTCTGACGAGCACCTCAGCCGGGAAGCTGGTGGTGTGGGAGGCGGTCAGTCCCCGCACCCCCTCCAAGGAGCTGCGGGTCAAGCCGCACAGCATGAAGGCCACCAAACTGGTGCCTATGCAGAAGGACAGCCTTACGGTCCTCATGGTGTTTGAGAG CTGCATAGTAACAGGTGATGTGAAAGGTCAGGTTAAATTCTACGACggagagctgcagctccttgcctGCTACAGCCACAGCAAAGTGGGTCCCATTCGGTCCATCTCCTTCTCCAAAACTCTTCCTGATCCTCCTGGTgcctccccagcctgctccaCCTCCTGCACCGCCAGCAGCCAGCCCTTCGTTGCCAG GAACTTTATCCTTTCAACCTCTGATGCAACTGTGCTCCATGTTGCAACAGACAGGACAAACTTTGAAAAAGTCATGGAAGAGGCAAAGAAAGCTGTGAATGCCCTTGCCTGTCACCCCCGGCAGGCACTCGTTGCTGTGGGGAGTCACTGTGGGCTGCTGAAGGTGTGGGACTACCAGCAGACCAAGTACCTCGTTAGCAGGATATTCACCCAGGCCGGCATCCAGTGCTTGTCCTACGACCCTGAAG GTTATTTTCTGGCCGCTGGTTTTACTGATGGAAGCGTTTATGTCCTCGATGCCATTTCCCTTCAGTCCAGCTGCAAAGAGTTCAAGTTCTCGCATGGTCCCGTGACTCATATTAGCTTCTCTCATGATTCGGAGTACCTCGCAACTGCT GATGAGAAATACTCAGTGACTGTTTACAAGAGAGTCCTGCAAAACGGGAGCAGATGCTGGGAACACTTAGCAGGGCTGCACTCCCACTACAAACCCATCCGGAGCATCCTCTTTGGGGTTCAGTTAGACAGCAACGAGCCCAGGCTCCTGAGCCTTGGGGAGGACCGGCAGCTG GTTGAATACgacctgaagagcagcagccaggaccACCTGGTGGTCTTGCACAGGGACCGGGTGGAGCAGGCTGCTGTGCCGCTGTGCTTGGCCTGGTACCCACAGCTTAGCACCGAGTCCTTTATCCTCACTGCCAACAACTACTACAAAATGAAGCTCTACAACACGACGACCAAAATGTGCAG AAAGACCCTTCTGGGACCGACCTATGGCTCCCCGTTGGAGAAGATACAAATCCTCCCAACCAAAACCACTACGGACCCCCACAAACGCTATCTGGTGTACATTACAAAGGACAAG GTAGGCTTGCAGGTTTTGCCTGTTGATGGCAACCCCCACAAGTCCTCAGCTTTCATTTGCCACCCGGATGGTGTCTCTGACCTTGCTAGCTCCTACGACGGACACTACGTCTTTACAGCAGGGGGGGACGACTGCACTGTCATGAAATGGGAGGTCAACCTAAA TGCCTtggatgctgctgcttccctgggtgGGGAGGACTTGACCCCATTCTACAACCTACTGGATGGCGGCAGAGAAGGTGAATTCTTCAGG GAACTGGAAGACTATTTTTACTACGCACAGCTGCGCAGCCATGGTATCGATACGCTGGAGACCAGACAGGTGTCAACGCATATTCCCTTGGAGGAAATTCCTTCTGTAATGAGAGCAATGGGATTTTATCCATCAGAGGAAAAG ATTGAAGAAATgataaatgaagtaaaattcAGCAAGTATGTGGATACTGGAGAACAAGTGACAAAAATCAATTTAGGGGATTTTATCAAACTTTATATAAATCATCGACCTGCACTTGGCttgtcaatgaaaaaaatacaacgAGCATTTCAGGTTCTTGGTTATGATAATGAGAATGGAGACAAAGTTATTGACAGAGGAGACTTACTGTTGCTGCTTCAGTGCAGAG GAGAGCATATAACAGAGGACGAGCTGGCGCAGTGTCTGACCACCCTGCTGGGCAAGCATCCTGGGGGAGGAGGATCTGAACCGGACACCTACGATCCCTCAG GTGCAGCAGCTTTGATTGAAGAAGAAATTCCAGAGGAAATCACAGCAGAGATATTCGCTGCTGACATTCTTGGCTTACCTATTGCTGAAcgagaaaaaaatgaa ggaaataaaaagagagatgaaTCTTTGGTCTACGAAGACACAGAAGCATAG